The sequence GCTCTATGGTGCAGCTTCctgctccctgctgctgctgctgctgctgctgttgctgctgctgctgctttggcTCTctgtgctgctcctgctgctgctgctactgctgctgctttgGCTCTCtgagctgctcctgctgctgttgctgctgctgctgctgctgctgctttggcTCTCtgagctgctcctgctgctgttgcttctgctgctgctgctttggcTCTctgtgctgctcctgctgctgctgatgttgatCTTGCTGTTCCTAGCTGTTGCTTCTGTTCATTTTGTTAGTTTTgatgcttttatatatatatttaatgttagTGTTGCTGTTGTCAATGTTAGTTATATAATTGCTGGTCGACTTTTTTTAGTGCTGCTCTGATTTCATGATGCTctgcttttttgtttttttttcaacaaacaaTGATTGTTTTTACGGCTGTTGGTCCATTATTGATGTTGCTGTTTTCCTTTAGTTGCTGCTCTTGTTATCATTGATGCAGTTTActgtttttgttactatttcggtgTTATTGGTCATGCTTTTTTGTAGTTGATTCGTATTTTCTGTGCTGTTGTTATTGCTGTTGCTGATTTTAGTGTACCGTTGATGCTGCTGTTTTTAGTTTACTGTTGATTCTGCTGTTCTAAGTTTACTGTTGAAGGTACAGTTTTTAGTTTGATACTGATGTTAAAATTTTAATATTGATCCTGCTTGATTTTTCAGTTGATTTGTTGGTGTTTCTCACTGTTGATGAGGCGTCAACATTTATTACTTCTGTTATAAAGAAGTATTCTTCTGATGGTGGGGTTTCTAAGCTTTCTAATGCTTTGGTGATAGTGAGTTCTGAGTGGTCTCACTTTCATGTGTTCACAGTGACTGGACGTAAGCTCTTGGGTCCTGCTTCCTAACAACTTAAAAGAATAGATGAACGTTCGTGTGATTGCTTGTGTCTTAATCCCATTTAACTGAACAGTTAAAATTTCAGACCTCAAAAATTTAAATGATGTTAGCATCTCTATTTATAGTTATAATAGAAAAAAAATACACCTAAAGCATTCGAACGTGTTGAATGTCCTCAGGTGCAGTCCAATGTTCGTGAAATGTTCTCAAGCTTCCTCTAACACTGTCTAAAGCGCCTCATGGTGCCCCCAAAAATTCGCTAAAACTTCAGTGACTTTTAGAAACATTAAAATTTATTTGCAAAACCCACGTATTTTCCTCAGCATAAGACAAGATTTCATGGCAAAACTTTAAAAAGCAAACACTTAAGGGTTTTTAATCTGGGTTATGGTGTGAATGGAGCTCAAAGCTTCctggtggtgggctggttggcCAGAGCTTCCTGGTAGTGGGGTGACTGGCCAGAGCTTCCTGGTAGTGGGCTGGCTGGCCAGAGCTTCCTGGTAGTGGGCTGGTTGGCCAGAGCTTCCTGGTAGTGGGCTAGCTGCCTGGTGGACTGGCCTGTGCCCCCCTCCGGCAGTAGGCAGACTGCCTGACTGGCCACCACTCCCCAGAGGTGGGCTGGCCAGAGCTCTGGCCGACACGGCTCGCTTGTGCGCCACTCTAGTCGATTGCAAATTCCTAGAGTGCGACAGATTCTATTTGCAATCGAGGAGTATTGCCATGTTATACGTCAGAGGAAGGGGGTGACGCGCTCGGctccttcctcctgctgctgctgttgctgctgctgttgctgctgctgttgctgttgctgttgctactggtactgttgcagctgctgctggtactgttggtactgttggtggtgaagatggtgctggagttgccactaTTTCTTCGACTGTTGAGGCAACCACTCTTACTGTTAATGATACTGCCCCTGTGATAATGACTCTAACCCTCTGACTGTTGATGACTGTTCTGTGTTGATGAAACTGCTCCTTTAACTTTTGATACTTCACCTCTGACAGTTGATGACACTATAAATTCccctttgctgatgatacaattcATGTGATTGTTGATGATATTACCTCCTATGATTGTTGCTTCTATCAACAGTCATACAACCCTTCTGACAATTGATACTACTGTACTACCCCCATCTAACTGGTGATGATACTACCCCTTTATTGATGCTAAATCAGTGATTGTTGATAATACTGATCCTACGATTGTATTATGGGTTTACAGCTGTTGCTGCCATTGATGTTTCTAACATTGTTAACGATGTTAATAGTTTAATGACAATTGATGTTTTAGATACATATACtattaagtaatggtaatgtcttctcacatacAATAATATAGTGTTGCTCTTATAACATGTTGCTCTTACTGATATATATTCGACTACAATATCAAGCTTATAATGGGTCTCTCCAATATTATTAAGAACAACACTCTTATATGTTATTGTCTGTGAGAAACATTACCATTccatccctccgtcccatcccaaatccttatcctgaccccttcccagtgctatatagtcacaatgacttggcactttcttctgatagttcccttctcttccAATATCATGTTTATAGCTTTCTGAAAGGCTTCTTATTATGATTTTTTGAGaaatatttgttatatatatatatatatatatatatatatatatatatatatatatatatatatatatatatatatatatatatataatgtatatatatatatatgta is a genomic window of Procambarus clarkii isolate CNS0578487 chromosome 8, FALCON_Pclarkii_2.0, whole genome shotgun sequence containing:
- the LOC138361017 gene encoding la-related protein Larp4B-like, with product MRTDEWGFFNLYSELGSSADKSPSTRLRESQHQTGKATNGDPARYSYQVSEGVLTKELLQVEEIVATPAPSSPPTVPTVPAAAATVPVATATATAAATAAATAAAGGRSRARHPLPLTYNMQQQEQHREPKQQQQKQQQQEQLREPKQQQQQQQQQQQEQLREPKQQQ